In Acidobacteriota bacterium, a genomic segment contains:
- a CDS encoding tetratricopeptide repeat protein, producing the protein MSSGKFPFPLRFAAAAGMLWASIGLTEAAAGPVEPSPEALAGISLLHQGRFDAASAAFAVISSGRPLDPEGPFFEAFVSWWRLLDRPKDIEAQKRFDERLQDSIARGEALLDGPDAQRGRILAGTALVLSAQSRAFAGRHLSAASAARRGYRHLEAALAENPGAADAGFAMGAYKYFAARMPWLVRALGVFFRIPRGDVEEGLAALRDAELNGRYFRVEASLLLTHIYADEEEDDMRIALDHLRLARAVEPRSPLLAAVDGRLQFALGRLGAAEAASRECLEMSRTEPAVTPAVPALARVRLALALYYQYEPRAAADELAPLLAAGEDQPEGVADSVRSLSERLRMDLGEPLLLGGAKTVEMDGHQEAPARVTAPAPAPVAIAAGLQRLHAGAPAEAIESLAAAVNRDPNDPVLRYHLGRAYQTAGRRGEAVAALTSALESPTKLPRVLQGWAMIRLGSAMDGDARRAQAEDWYRKASQLKGFLFRRAAEDRLRHDGDQLPPEG; encoded by the coding sequence ATGTCGAGCGGTAAGTTCCCATTCCCTCTGAGGTTCGCGGCCGCCGCGGGGATGCTCTGGGCCTCCATCGGGCTCACGGAGGCGGCGGCCGGCCCCGTCGAGCCGTCTCCCGAGGCTCTCGCGGGCATCTCGCTCCTCCATCAGGGGCGCTTCGACGCCGCGTCGGCGGCCTTCGCCGTCATCTCGTCGGGACGCCCTCTGGACCCGGAGGGCCCGTTCTTCGAGGCCTTCGTCTCGTGGTGGAGGCTGCTCGATCGCCCGAAGGACATCGAGGCCCAGAAGCGGTTCGACGAGAGGCTCCAGGACTCGATCGCGCGGGGAGAGGCGCTCCTCGACGGCCCCGACGCTCAGCGGGGGAGAATTCTCGCCGGCACGGCCCTGGTGCTCTCCGCGCAGAGCCGGGCCTTCGCGGGCCGCCATCTTTCGGCCGCCTCCGCGGCGCGGCGCGGGTACCGGCATCTCGAGGCCGCCCTCGCCGAGAACCCCGGGGCCGCCGACGCCGGCTTCGCGATGGGCGCCTACAAGTACTTCGCCGCGCGGATGCCCTGGCTCGTGCGCGCGCTCGGCGTCTTCTTCCGCATTCCGCGGGGCGACGTCGAGGAGGGGCTCGCCGCCCTCCGCGACGCGGAGCTCAACGGCAGGTACTTCCGCGTCGAGGCGAGCCTGCTCCTCACGCACATCTACGCGGACGAGGAAGAGGACGACATGCGGATCGCGCTCGATCACCTGAGGCTCGCCCGTGCCGTCGAGCCGAGATCCCCGCTGCTCGCCGCCGTGGACGGGAGACTGCAGTTCGCGCTCGGGCGGCTCGGAGCCGCCGAGGCGGCGTCGCGGGAGTGTCTCGAGATGTCGCGTACGGAGCCGGCGGTGACACCCGCCGTCCCGGCGCTCGCGCGCGTCCGCCTCGCGCTCGCGCTCTACTACCAGTACGAGCCCCGCGCGGCGGCGGACGAGCTCGCGCCGCTGCTCGCAGCCGGAGAGGACCAGCCGGAAGGCGTCGCGGACTCCGTCCGCTCTCTCTCGGAGCGACTCCGGATGGATCTCGGGGAGCCCCTGCTCCTGGGCGGCGCGAAGACCGTGGAGATGGACGGCCACCAGGAGGCCCCGGCGCGCGTGACCGCTCCCGCCCCGGCCCCGGTGGCGATCGCGGCCGGACTCCAGCGTCTCCACGCCGGCGCCCCGGCGGAGGCCATCGAATCCCTCGCCGCCGCGGTGAACCGGGATCCGAACGATCCCGTCCTGCGCTACCACCTTGGCCGCGCCTACCAGACGGCCGGCCGGAGGGGGGAGGCGGTCGCCGCGCTCACGAGCGCGCTCGAGTCGCCCACGAAGCTTCCGAGAGTGCTCCAGGGGTGGGCGATGATACGGCTCGGCTCGGCCATGGACGGGGACGCCCGGCGGGCGCAGGCCGAGGACTGGTATCGCAAGGCGTCCCAGCTCAAAGGATTCCTCTTCCGCCGCGCCGCGGAGGATCGGCTCCGGCACGACGGAGATCAGCTCCCTCCGGAGGGGTGA
- a CDS encoding tetratricopeptide repeat protein, whose product MPKTPTIDPAPTASARALEEGMKGHFTSHYLAETLRDIFLQERSGALTLESSAGPRCVVRFDRGMLANAESPAGAPTLAAALRDEGIVSAEILLAMVPDCTTAHDLATALLANGSVAREGLATGIRGLIRRALSEAFGWQGGRYVFADEKPAETLLTPDVLFTFESILQGVANISNFDPLREVLLAMPGRLRMNENLFLPVHRLALKPHHGFVLSRIDGSMTMAELAQVVPADSVDDALKFTYGLVVFGVVVFNPPLAGSPFSLREIIPGHHEARARAQKEEILIKDALAHMSGQPASEILGVPPDAATKLLRTAYADRLATFRRERFAETIREAYKKELDHIEARITEAFFSMELAALEREQRATRSGPGVQTVVSEGDLNRRKEFYKTEAQEVQEQNTKLAEKYFVKAREYSREGDFYNCIQFCRLAIKFNSESALPYQLMAEALARNPDRRWQRQAEEAYARATELEPFNAELFVALGNFYRDQGLDSRARKMYEKALEILPSHVVAAKALKGLKH is encoded by the coding sequence ATGCCGAAGACACCGACAATCGATCCGGCACCGACGGCCTCGGCGCGAGCCCTCGAGGAGGGGATGAAGGGGCACTTCACCAGCCACTACCTGGCCGAGACGCTGCGCGACATCTTTCTCCAGGAGCGCAGCGGTGCCCTGACGCTCGAGTCGTCGGCCGGGCCGAGGTGCGTCGTCCGCTTCGATCGAGGCATGCTGGCCAACGCCGAATCGCCGGCCGGAGCGCCGACCCTCGCCGCCGCGCTCCGCGACGAGGGGATCGTCAGCGCGGAGATCCTCCTCGCGATGGTCCCCGATTGCACGACCGCGCACGACCTCGCGACCGCCCTTCTCGCGAACGGCAGCGTGGCCCGGGAGGGCCTCGCCACGGGAATTCGCGGGCTCATCCGGCGCGCCCTCTCCGAGGCGTTCGGATGGCAGGGGGGGCGCTACGTCTTCGCGGACGAGAAGCCGGCGGAGACGCTCCTGACGCCGGACGTCCTATTCACCTTCGAGTCGATCCTCCAGGGCGTCGCGAACATCAGCAACTTCGATCCTCTGCGGGAGGTCCTCCTCGCGATGCCGGGGCGTCTCAGGATGAACGAAAACCTCTTCCTGCCGGTCCACCGCCTCGCGCTGAAGCCCCACCACGGGTTCGTCCTCAGCCGGATCGACGGCTCGATGACGATGGCGGAGCTGGCGCAGGTGGTTCCCGCGGACAGCGTCGACGATGCCCTCAAGTTCACCTACGGCCTGGTGGTGTTCGGCGTCGTCGTCTTCAATCCGCCGCTCGCCGGGAGCCCTTTCAGCCTCCGGGAGATCATCCCCGGCCACCACGAGGCGCGGGCGCGGGCCCAGAAGGAGGAGATCCTGATCAAGGACGCCCTGGCCCACATGAGCGGGCAGCCGGCGTCCGAGATCCTCGGGGTTCCGCCCGACGCGGCCACGAAGCTGCTGCGGACGGCGTACGCCGATCGCCTGGCCACCTTCCGGCGCGAGCGGTTCGCCGAGACGATCCGCGAGGCGTACAAGAAGGAGCTCGACCACATCGAGGCCCGCATCACCGAGGCCTTCTTCAGCATGGAGCTCGCCGCGCTCGAGCGCGAGCAGAGGGCGACGCGCAGCGGCCCCGGAGTGCAGACGGTCGTCTCCGAGGGAGATCTGAACCGCCGGAAGGAGTTCTACAAGACCGAAGCCCAGGAGGTGCAGGAGCAGAACACGAAGCTCGCGGAGAAGTACTTCGTGAAGGCGCGCGAGTACTCCCGGGAGGGCGATTTCTACAACTGCATCCAGTTCTGCCGCCTCGCGATCAAGTTCAACTCCGAGTCGGCGTTGCCCTACCAGCTCATGGCGGAGGCTCTCGCCCGGAACCCGGACCGCAGGTGGCAGCGGCAGGCGGAGGAGGCCTACGCGCGCGCGACCGAGCTCGAGCCGTTCAACGCGGAGCTCTTCGTCGCCCTCGGCAACTTCTACAGGGACCAGGGGCTCGACTCCCGGGCCCGCAAGATGTACGAGAAGGCCCT
- a CDS encoding DUF3352 domain-containing protein, translated as MQRTLLAAVLLAGFLAGAVGISILLIRGAGSADPLSAIPAGAEAVIAIPSAPDLMRGLARSRRAEANAGDDWDLAASLVGELSDARGLTVQPEGARMARSLRGGAAIGLLHSARHASSPDLIVAVELESRDDALLSWFEASVVPSIAGGDATSTRRTHRGLEYLVVKARGTGVHLCVAVVGRLAIATTTRAGMEESLSALLGHAPSISSSPSFRGVQRDIGRHAALLAFVTKPFIERAIRGESAGAEASRAGWRRAAEEAHAEAAAVSIRVDADGLFREQARIWIPDMSETLLGRLFRGRPRPIAAAEELPEGFALYAGAAFGDLAPLGETLPSWLGPALGQDPESLRDRLAGLQDFLDSDFRRDFLTTMGVQVAIAADPGVSRSAVVALEPTDAAATKRLLHRLDGLARAGGAYRGPGEESSGVTTYALPGGLSPSYLVSGSSLLVGASPDALATLRGRRRHGDRIPRAEGPLAFDPPAHVVLAVDTELALGWLRRHAPSRKSVSSEAWLRKIADLLPVASEPLPRTRVRFVVTRDGISAEWISPASPTLLTALIWMTPGPEAPEADDAGPIPPAEGSRP; from the coding sequence ATGCAGCGCACCCTGCTCGCCGCCGTTCTTCTCGCGGGGTTTCTCGCGGGCGCCGTGGGGATCTCCATCCTCCTGATCCGGGGCGCGGGATCCGCCGACCCTCTCTCCGCGATCCCCGCGGGGGCGGAAGCCGTCATCGCCATCCCTTCGGCTCCCGATCTGATGCGCGGTCTCGCCAGATCGCGACGGGCGGAAGCGAACGCGGGGGACGATTGGGATCTCGCGGCATCGCTGGTCGGCGAACTCTCCGACGCGCGCGGGCTGACCGTCCAGCCGGAGGGGGCGAGGATGGCGCGCTCGCTCAGGGGCGGCGCCGCCATCGGGCTCCTTCACTCCGCCCGGCACGCATCATCCCCGGATCTGATCGTCGCGGTCGAGCTCGAGTCCCGGGACGACGCGCTCCTCTCCTGGTTCGAGGCGTCGGTGGTGCCGTCGATCGCCGGAGGCGACGCGACGTCGACGCGTCGAACGCATCGTGGCCTCGAGTATCTCGTCGTCAAGGCGCGTGGGACAGGGGTCCATCTCTGCGTCGCGGTGGTGGGCAGGCTGGCCATCGCGACGACGACGCGGGCGGGGATGGAGGAAAGCCTGTCGGCCCTGCTCGGCCATGCGCCCTCCATTTCCTCGTCCCCCTCCTTCCGCGGCGTCCAGCGCGACATCGGGCGGCACGCCGCCCTTCTTGCGTTCGTCACGAAGCCTTTCATCGAGCGGGCGATTCGGGGGGAGAGCGCCGGTGCGGAGGCGAGCCGCGCTGGCTGGCGTCGCGCGGCGGAGGAGGCGCACGCGGAAGCGGCGGCGGTCTCGATTCGCGTGGACGCGGACGGGCTGTTTCGCGAGCAGGCCCGCATCTGGATTCCCGACATGTCCGAGACACTTCTCGGGAGACTCTTCAGGGGACGCCCCCGTCCGATCGCCGCCGCGGAGGAGCTCCCGGAGGGGTTCGCGCTTTACGCCGGGGCCGCCTTCGGCGACCTTGCGCCGCTTGGAGAGACCCTTCCGTCCTGGCTCGGGCCCGCGTTGGGCCAGGATCCCGAGAGCCTGCGCGATCGGCTGGCCGGACTGCAGGACTTCCTCGACTCCGACTTTCGACGGGACTTCCTGACGACGATGGGCGTGCAGGTCGCGATCGCGGCCGATCCCGGCGTCTCCCGATCGGCGGTCGTCGCCCTCGAGCCGACGGACGCGGCCGCCACCAAGCGTCTGCTGCACCGGCTCGATGGGCTGGCACGGGCCGGCGGCGCGTATCGGGGGCCGGGCGAGGAGTCCTCGGGCGTCACCACGTACGCCCTTCCCGGCGGCCTCTCCCCTTCATATCTCGTCTCCGGATCGAGCCTTCTGGTAGGCGCCTCGCCGGATGCGCTCGCGACGCTCAGGGGGCGCAGGCGGCACGGCGACCGCATCCCGAGGGCCGAAGGACCGCTCGCCTTCGACCCGCCCGCCCACGTGGTCCTCGCGGTCGACACGGAGCTCGCCCTGGGCTGGCTGCGGCGGCATGCGCCCTCGCGTAAGAGCGTTTCGTCCGAGGCGTGGCTGCGGAAGATCGCGGATCTTCTCCCCGTCGCATCCGAGCCGCTGCCGAGGACGCGGGTTCGCTTCGTGGTTACCCGCGACGGCATTTCCGCCGAGTGGATCAGCCCGGCCTCTCCGACCCTGCTGACCGCATTGATCTGGATGACGCCGGGGCCGGAGGCCCCTGAAGCCGACGACGCGGGTCCGATCCCGCCGGCCGAAGGGTCCCGTCCCTAG
- a CDS encoding AMP-binding protein: MGDFDGTELTLADLTGRAAQAAGGRIAILSAGSSQTYASLHDSARRAGSGLTGLGLGPGDRVAVLLPNCLEYLHAFYAIPMAGCIVVPISSFLAAPEVVTVLQDSRARCLVTTPRRLATLLAQAGALADLPTAVLVDVEPGARAEVPGSMRVVDWKDLTAAEGAGSAPGRPRPGDVAVLTYTSGTTGRMKGVMLSHANLLANARSCLEAVRLREGDRLLLFLPMFHSLTQLVCLVLPVMARLSIVLLPGVDRAAIGVAVRRHRPTIFLGVPAIYAAMAERPPGLLARWLNPVRLYICGGAPLPSQVLGRFESAWRRPLCEGYGLSEASPVVCFNPVDGVRKAGSVGLPLPGVEVRIAAEIGGWAASGEIGEIVVRGTNVMQGYHERPEETAAALKDGWLHTGDLGRLDDEGYLFIVGRRKEMLIYRGMNVYPREIEEVLCAHEAVAEAAVVGLDDAQRGEVPHAAVVLRPGAAVDERALRAHCGAHLARYKVPRSIRIVRDLPRNSTGKVMKDRVREAFAKDLPGDHPSGGS; encoded by the coding sequence GTGGGTGATTTCGACGGCACCGAGCTGACCCTCGCGGATCTCACGGGGCGCGCGGCGCAGGCCGCCGGCGGGCGGATCGCGATCCTGAGCGCGGGATCGAGCCAGACGTACGCCTCGCTCCACGACTCCGCCCGCCGCGCCGGCTCGGGGTTGACCGGACTCGGACTCGGCCCTGGTGATCGGGTCGCCGTCCTGCTTCCCAACTGCCTCGAGTACCTCCACGCGTTCTACGCGATCCCGATGGCAGGATGCATCGTGGTGCCGATCAGCTCCTTCCTCGCCGCTCCCGAAGTCGTGACCGTCCTTCAGGATTCGAGGGCGCGGTGCCTCGTCACCACGCCGCGGCGCCTCGCGACTCTCCTCGCGCAGGCCGGCGCGCTCGCCGACCTCCCGACCGCCGTCCTCGTGGACGTCGAGCCCGGAGCGCGGGCCGAGGTCCCGGGATCGATGCGCGTCGTCGACTGGAAGGATCTCACGGCCGCCGAGGGCGCCGGCTCGGCCCCGGGAAGGCCGCGGCCCGGCGATGTGGCCGTCCTCACGTACACGTCGGGGACCACGGGAAGGATGAAGGGGGTCATGCTCTCGCACGCCAACCTCCTCGCGAACGCCCGGTCGTGCCTGGAGGCCGTCAGGCTCCGTGAGGGGGATCGGCTGCTGCTCTTCCTTCCGATGTTCCATTCCCTGACTCAGCTCGTCTGCCTCGTGCTGCCGGTGATGGCGCGGCTCAGCATCGTCCTCCTTCCCGGCGTCGATCGCGCCGCGATCGGCGTGGCGGTCCGGCGGCACCGTCCGACGATCTTCCTCGGGGTGCCGGCCATCTACGCGGCGATGGCCGAGCGGCCCCCCGGGCTCCTCGCGCGCTGGCTCAATCCCGTGCGGCTGTACATCTGCGGGGGCGCCCCGCTCCCGAGCCAGGTGCTCGGCCGGTTCGAGAGCGCGTGGCGACGGCCCCTGTGCGAGGGGTACGGGCTCTCCGAAGCCTCGCCGGTCGTCTGCTTCAATCCGGTCGATGGCGTCCGCAAGGCCGGCTCCGTAGGGTTGCCGTTGCCGGGGGTGGAGGTGCGCATCGCAGCCGAGATCGGTGGATGGGCCGCGAGCGGGGAGATCGGGGAGATCGTCGTCCGCGGGACCAACGTGATGCAGGGATATCACGAACGGCCGGAGGAGACGGCCGCGGCGCTGAAGGACGGCTGGCTCCACACCGGAGACCTCGGGCGCCTCGATGACGAGGGGTATCTCTTCATCGTCGGGCGCCGCAAGGAGATGCTGATCTACCGCGGGATGAACGTGTACCCGAGGGAGATCGAAGAGGTCCTCTGCGCGCACGAGGCGGTCGCCGAGGCCGCCGTCGTCGGGCTGGACGACGCGCAGCGGGGCGAGGTCCCGCATGCCGCGGTCGTGCTTCGGCCCGGAGCCGCGGTCGACGAGCGCGCGCTTCGGGCGCACTGCGGAGCGCATCTCGCCCGCTACAAGGTCCCGCGGTCGATCCGGATCGTCCGAGATCTGCCCAGGAACTCGACGGGGAAGGTGATGAAGGATCGAGTGCGCGAGGCGTTCGCGAAGGATCTGCCGGGAGATCACCCCTCCGGAGGGAGCTGA